Within the Salvia hispanica cultivar TCC Black 2014 chromosome 4, UniMelb_Shisp_WGS_1.0, whole genome shotgun sequence genome, the region CTTAAAATTGGGAAGAAAGTTGTAGAAAAAGTAggttgaaaaatataattaaaatgatttaacCTCTAATTCAATACTGATAGCTTTTAGAGTAAAATATATTCGTTGCGTGAGAAGAGATGATTTTTGGCAGAAACTCTTTAAAGCCATTTGTTTTAGTAGTATGTTAGAATTGTTTGAAAATGTTGGGTTTGAAGTGAACAATTGTGAGTAGAAACACAATCTAAAGATTTATGGATCTAATGGTGCTTGTGATTATCATATTTGATATTCCTTGGCCAATTTGAGTGTACAAGCAATTGGCAGCTAGCTAACAGTTGAGTGAAAAAAAGATGCAAAGGGGTGAATTTAGGGTACATATTCATTCTCAAGTTTAGGAAGAGTCCTTGTTGGCATAGCCGCCGGTGTGCCATCGCTACTCGTATAGAAAGCTTCACTCAATTCCGCAACCGTCTTCTTATTCATCCTTTGCTCGTACATTCTCCTCGACACAACCGCAACTCCTCCCAAAGCCAACGCCCCCACCAACACCCCACCAACGATCATCCACCACTTCAAACGAGTCGAACTAGTACTAGCACTATCGTTTCGCGCAATACTAGTATTAGTCACAACAGAATAATGGCCCTCTTGGAAAGTTGTACAGATACCACCCCACATCATGTCACTGAGGTAGACCGACCCGTTGACATCAAAGAACACACATTTTGGATGCGCGGGCATGGCCATGGGAGCCAGCAGCAGCTTCGAGAAATTGATGGATATGGGTTGGCCGGATGCTCGTATGTCGAGACGCGTCTTCAACTGCGATGCGTCGTAAGCAAGGAGACCGATCACCGGGGCCAAATAGGTGTAGCCCTCAAGAGGAGGGTAGTATGCCAAGGACCAATTGGCCAAATTGTGGTAGAGAAGAGCAAGCCTCTCCACATAGGGATGTGTCACCACTCCCTTTGGAATTTGGAACTCTTGGTACATGCTCACTCCTCTCCTCTTTAAAGCTCCGGTCTTGAGCCTCATCGCCGATACTCTGATGCCAGAGACGGCCCCATCGTACGCCACGCCGGTCTTCGGCCGCCGAGCAAACGCCTTCAAAGCATAGTTTTGTAGGACACCATCCAAGTCCCTACTACTTAATTCACCactcactctacatgtccacaACATTATTAACAACACAATCATGCTTTTTAACATATATATTTCGTGCTACATCTATCCATCTATCCGATTAATTCTATATATGTGTATCATCAATAAAACCCTAACGAATCTCCTAAAAGCGTGCATGCTAATATCTTTTTGAAGTTTCAATCATATCTCCTTCTTTCTCTCAACACTAGTACCTAATCTCAtttcttgaattattttttgactCATTACTTATAGAAACGGGATAGATTCTGCTCTATTAAGAGTAATTAttagatattaaaataatatgccTTACTTAAAGAAACAAATTAGATTCTCAAATTTTGGGTGCCCTTCTATTGGGGAAAATTGATAAATGCAAATTCATTTATGATTGAATACAAAAATCTCATCCTTTGTAATACTAGATATGCTCTTACGTTATGgatcccttttttttattacaagaAGATAGTCAGCACTATAAGAACACATGTTTAGGCAGCAAGTGATTCAGTCTCACCTATCTTATTTAGCTGAAGTAGATTAATAGCCCCACTTGGAGAATTATTTAGCTGTCGAAAGATCTCATTCATTGTCAGACCCCAGTTAGCCAGAAAGTCTACCACATAATTCGCTTCGCGATTGACATGCTTAGTCtctacattccactatttATCAGTCAAGGAGCAAATATGGTCTAATAATGCCATAATTGCaaccttcattt harbors:
- the LOC125221369 gene encoding uncharacterized protein LOC125221369 translates to MLWTCRVSGELSSRDLDGVLQNYALKAFARRPKTGVAYDGAVSGIRVSAMRLKTGALKRRGVSMYQEFQIPKGVVTHPYVERLALLYHNLANWSLAYYPPLEGYTYLAPVIGLLAYDASQLKTRLDIRASGQPISINFSKLLLAPMAMPAHPKCVFFDVNGSVYLSDMMWGGICTTFQEGHYSVVTNTSIARNDSASTSSTRLKWWMIVGGVLVGALALGGVAVVSRRMYEQRMNKKTVAELSEAFYTSSDGTPAAMPTRTLPKLENEYVP